From Streptomyces sp. SCSIO 75703:
TCCGAACGCGCTGAGTGCGTTGCCCACGTGAATCCGGCGCATCGCCGCGCCCATCGCCCTGGTCACGTTCACCCTCTCGTGTCTTCGCTCCAGCCTTAGGACTGAAGACTTAGAAGCTAAAGTTCAACGCTAAAGGCTACACAGTGAAGGACTTCAACGCAAAGGAGACCCGTGCCATACTGCGCCCATGGCCGAGACCTCCGGCGCCGGCGAGCCGACACTCGAAGAGCAGATCGCCGCCTACCAGCGTGAGTTCCAGGACCTCGACCCCCAGGTCGAGCAGATCGTCTCCGCGCTCTCCCGCCTCAACCGCCGCATGAACGTCGCGTACGGGAGGCAGACCGCCGAGCTGGGCATCACCAACGCCGACTGGGAGGTCCTCAAGGCCCTCGTCCTGTCCGGAGCGCCCTACCGGTTGGGCCCGAGCGACCTCGCCAAGCGTCTCGGTCTCACCCCGGCCGCCATGACCCACCGCATCGACCGCCTGGTGGCGGAGGGTCTGGTCACCCGGGAGCGCGACGAGTCCAACCGGGTCCGCGTCATCATCGAGCTGACCGGTGACGGGCGCGAGAAGTGGATGGAGGCCATGCGCCTCGCCACTGTCTTCGAGGCCGACCTGCTCCAGGACCTCTCCCCGGAGGAGCGCACCGCGCTCGGCGAGGTCCTCACCCGCCTGCTCATCAGGGTGGAGGACGCCCAGCCCGACGCCCTCGGCCGGCTCAGCGACCTCGACGACTCCGCGTGACCCGCTGCGCTTGACACGCCCCCACTCGATCCGTAGAGTTCTCCGGGTTGCCACCGAGCCGTCACGGTTCTCCGGCAACACCTCCCGCCGCAGCAGCGGCACCCCACACCAGTACGACCTTCCTCCG
This genomic window contains:
- a CDS encoding MarR family transcriptional regulator encodes the protein MAETSGAGEPTLEEQIAAYQREFQDLDPQVEQIVSALSRLNRRMNVAYGRQTAELGITNADWEVLKALVLSGAPYRLGPSDLAKRLGLTPAAMTHRIDRLVAEGLVTRERDESNRVRVIIELTGDGREKWMEAMRLATVFEADLLQDLSPEERTALGEVLTRLLIRVEDAQPDALGRLSDLDDSA